In the genome of Neovison vison isolate M4711 chromosome 3, ASM_NN_V1, whole genome shotgun sequence, one region contains:
- the METTL21A gene encoding protein N-lysine methyltransferase METTL21A isoform X2, giving the protein MALVPYEETAGVGLQKFHKPLATFSFANHTIQIRQDWRQLGVAAVVWDAAVVLCTYLEMGAVELRGCSAVELGAGTGLVGILAALLGAHVTITDRKVALEFLKSNVQANLPPHIQPNAVVKELTWGQNLGSYSPGEFELILGADIIYLEETFADLLQTLEHLSSKRSVILLACRIRYERDNNFLAMLERQFT; this is encoded by the exons ATGGCCCTGGTGCCCTATGAGGAGACAGCGGGAGTGGGCTTGCAGAAATTCCACAAGCCTCTAGCCACCTTCTCCTTTGCCAACCACACCATCCAGATCCGGCAGGACTGGAGACAGCTGGGAGTCGCGGCCGTGGTGTGGGACGCG GCTGTCGTTCTTTGCACCTATCTGGAGATGGGAGCTGTGGAGCTGCGGGGCTGCTCTGCTGTGGAGCTGGGCGCCGGCACCGGGCTGGTGGGCATCCTGGCGGCCCTGCTGG GTGCTCATGTGACTATCACGGACCGAAAAGTAGCATTAGAATTTCTTAAGTCAAATGTTCAAGCCAACTTACCTCCCCATATCCAACCCAATGCTGTTGTTAAGGAGCTGACCTGGGGACAAAATTTGGGGAGTTATTCACCTGGAGAATTTGAGCTGATACTTGGAGCTGATATCATATATTTAGAAGAAACATTCGCAGATCTTCTTCAGACTTTGGAACATCTCAGTAGCAAGCGCTCCGTGATTCTTTTAGCTTGCCGAATTCGCTATGAACGGGACAACAACTTCTTAGCGATGCTGGAGAGGCAATTTACT tga
- the METTL21A gene encoding protein N-lysine methyltransferase METTL21A isoform X1, producing the protein MALVPYEETAGVGLQKFHKPLATFSFANHTIQIRQDWRQLGVAAVVWDAAVVLCTYLEMGAVELRGCSAVELGAGTGLVGILAALLGAHVTITDRKVALEFLKSNVQANLPPHIQPNAVVKELTWGQNLGSYSPGEFELILGADIIYLEETFADLLQTLEHLSSKRSVILLACRIRYERDNNFLAMLERQFTVSKVHYDSEKDVHIYKAQKRNQREDL; encoded by the exons ATGGCCCTGGTGCCCTATGAGGAGACAGCGGGAGTGGGCTTGCAGAAATTCCACAAGCCTCTAGCCACCTTCTCCTTTGCCAACCACACCATCCAGATCCGGCAGGACTGGAGACAGCTGGGAGTCGCGGCCGTGGTGTGGGACGCG GCTGTCGTTCTTTGCACCTATCTGGAGATGGGAGCTGTGGAGCTGCGGGGCTGCTCTGCTGTGGAGCTGGGCGCCGGCACCGGGCTGGTGGGCATCCTGGCGGCCCTGCTGG GTGCTCATGTGACTATCACGGACCGAAAAGTAGCATTAGAATTTCTTAAGTCAAATGTTCAAGCCAACTTACCTCCCCATATCCAACCCAATGCTGTTGTTAAGGAGCTGACCTGGGGACAAAATTTGGGGAGTTATTCACCTGGAGAATTTGAGCTGATACTTGGAGCTGATATCATATATTTAGAAGAAACATTCGCAGATCTTCTTCAGACTTTGGAACATCTCAGTAGCAAGCGCTCCGTGATTCTTTTAGCTTGCCGAATTCGCTATGAACGGGACAACAACTTCTTAGCGATGCTGGAGAGGCAATTTACTGTGAGTAAGGTTCACTATGATTCTGAAAAagatgtacatatatacaaagcACAGAAGAGAAACCAGAGGGAGGACTTATAG
- the METTL21A gene encoding protein N-lysine methyltransferase METTL21A isoform X3 produces the protein MALVPYEETAGVGLQKFHKPLATFSFANHTIQIRQDWRQLGVAAVVWDAAVVLCTYLEMGAVELRGCSAVELGAGTGLVGILAALLGLLT, from the exons ATGGCCCTGGTGCCCTATGAGGAGACAGCGGGAGTGGGCTTGCAGAAATTCCACAAGCCTCTAGCCACCTTCTCCTTTGCCAACCACACCATCCAGATCCGGCAGGACTGGAGACAGCTGGGAGTCGCGGCCGTGGTGTGGGACGCG GCTGTCGTTCTTTGCACCTATCTGGAGATGGGAGCTGTGGAGCTGCGGGGCTGCTCTGCTGTGGAGCTGGGCGCCGGCACCGGGCTGGTGGGCATCCTGGCGGCCCTGCTGG GTCTGTTGACttga